The Ignavibacteriales bacterium genomic sequence GCCAACATTTGCCACATAAAGATCCAGAAATCCATCGTTATCAAAATCTGCAAAACTTGCTCCATAGCTAAGCATTGTATCAATACCGATTATTTTTGAAGTTAGGTCAGTAAAATTTCCTTTTCCATCATTCAAATAAAACCGGTTGGATGCTTTTCTATTTGTTACAAATAAATCCAGGTCACCATCATTATCAATATCAGCAAAGACCACAGCATTACTTTTTGCAAAAATTTCTCCGCCAATATTTTGGCTTTGAGTAATATCAATAAATATTACTCCCTGGTTTTTGTTCGTTTCGTTCCTGTAAAGTAGATTTTTACCATACCAGTTTGCAACATATAAATCCAAGTCGCCGTCGCCATCAATATCTCCAAAGGAAGCGCCCATTCCACCAAAGTTGGAATTTAATCCGGCTCTTTCAGTTACATCTGTAAAATATCCATTACCATCATTCAAGTATAACCGATTTGAAGTATTTTCATTAGTAACAAAAAGATCGAGATCACCATCATTATCTACATCTCCAAATATTGCGGAATTGCTTCTTTCCTTTTCACCTGCAGCACGATTTTTTTCTTCAGATACATTTCTAAAGAATCCTGTACCATCATTTAAAAAAAGTTTATTAGTACTGGTTAGACTGCAAAGATACAAATCAGGTGAACTATTATTGTCAACGTCAGCAATACCTACACCAAGGTAAAGATCAGAAGCACCCAACATATTTACACCACCCAATACTCCGTTTATACCCCGGGGAGCGGCTTCTTCAAAAAAGTCAATCTTTTTTGTATTTCCCAATTTGTCTGAACTTATTGTGCTTTTATTTACGTAGAAACGATTTGGATCGAAAATGCAAACAGCATATATGTCTTTCAATCCATCACCATTCAGGTCTTCCATTGCAATACCATATTCATCATTAACTTCTCTGCCAAAAGGATAAACAACCATCTGATCAAATCCATAATCTTGTATGCGTTTGGAATTAAAATTAGTTTGCGTGTAGTGAAGGATTGTTCCTCTATCACCAACAGCCCAGCCTTCATATTCATTTAACATCTGGATATAAAAAAGTGATTCGTTGGCAGGTGAATTAATTTTTTGCCATCCTTCTAAAGTATAATGGAGAATCAATCCACTGGATCCTACAGCCCAAATGTTATGTTGATTAATTACGTAAAGATGGTTTATGTTGTTTAGTAAATTATTTTTAGAATGAAATTCCGGCTTTAGATTATTAACTAAATACAGTTCATCATCAGCTAATATCCAACCACTCTGTACAGTATTAAAATGAAAGGTGTTGACTTTTTTTCCCGCAAGTTCTTGCTTCCAGTTTTTTCCATCATAAAAATAAAGAGTATGATTTGCTAATTGAATCCAAACTCTTGATTCATTATCACCAAAAATGTTAAGAATTCGTTCTGAAAAATGCGGATACGAATATTTTTTCCATCTCTTTCCATCAAAGAAAGCTAATTCACCATCACCACCAATCCAGCCATAAGCATCCTTAAAAAAATTCAAGGATTCAATTTGATTGGCAAATGGATTGTAAAATTTCTTCCAAAGCTTACCATCAAAATGAAAAAGCTCTGATTCATTTGTAAATGTAGTATTGGTCATCCAGAAATTATTTTCTTCAGCAATAAACAATTTATATATTGCTTTTCTTGGCAGCCCTTTGTTAGAAATTACCCATTCAATTCCATCAAATTCAAGCAAATATCTTCCACCAATGTAGCCTTTGCTGGAAGAAAACATTTTGATGTAATTGAGCTGGTTCTTAGATGGTGATTCTAATAATTGCCATGAAAGTTCTTGCTGTTTAGCATCAACTTTTTGAATGCTTTTCTTAAATTCTTCATTTAAGAAAGGCTTAGTAAAGAAAACCAAATTTATAGTTAGCAGTATGTAGAATATATTCATCTGAAAAGATTATTTTGAAAGCGAAGATATTAAAAATTAAATGAATAGGGAAGTTTAATTTAAAGAGTGTAGTTAAAATATTTTGCTTTTTGGCTTTAGTTTTTCTTTAACTTTTTCCAGTATTTTCTTAGCCCATAAAAACTCACTGCCAAGAATTGCCAGTCCCGCTGGTATAACAATTATGGCAGGTCCTGGTAATACAATCATCGCAATTCCAATTAACAATACTGTAAAACCAACAACACCAATTATTATTTTCTTTATTTGTTTCAGACTTTTAGTTACCATTTACAAGTACACCCGAATGTTTCAAGCCTGGTATTAAGTTAATGGTAATGCTTTGAATTTCCAATTATTCTTCAAAAGGAAAAAATCAAGGATAAACGGTTATAACTTCTCACTAAAGATTACTATTTTAAAACTATTAAATATGGTAAAAAGCAATTCGGAATATTTATGATTGTTGAATTTGTAAGGAAACAATCATTCAATTAAATGGAGTAATAATGAAAAAATATTTAGCTACAATTTTACTTGTACTTTCCCTTTGTTCTGTTTCCGTAATGGCAGAAAAGGCGGATACAACAAAGAAAGATCCTTTAAATACTTCAAAATTTGGTGGATTGAAATTCAGAAGCATTGGTCCCGCATTTACTTCCGGAAGGATAGCGGACTTTGCTGTTAATCCAAAGAACCACAGCGAATATTATGTGGCTTCCGCAAGCGGGCATGTTTGGAAGACAATTAATGCTG encodes the following:
- a CDS encoding FG-GAP-like repeat-containing protein — its product is MNIFYILLTINLVFFTKPFLNEEFKKSIQKVDAKQQELSWQLLESPSKNQLNYIKMFSSSKGYIGGRYLLEFDGIEWVISNKGLPRKAIYKLFIAEENNFWMTNTTFTNESELFHFDGKLWKKFYNPFANQIESLNFFKDAYGWIGGDGELAFFDGKRWKKYSYPHFSERILNIFGDNESRVWIQLANHTLYFYDGKNWKQELAGKKVNTFHFNTVQSGWILADDELYLVNNLKPEFHSKNNLLNNINHLYVINQHNIWAVGSSGLILHYTLEGWQKINSPANESLFYIQMLNEYEGWAVGDRGTILHYTQTNFNSKRIQDYGFDQMVVYPFGREVNDEYGIAMEDLNGDGLKDIYAVCIFDPNRFYVNKSTISSDKLGNTKKIDFFEEAAPRGINGVLGGVNMLGASDLYLGVGIADVDNNSSPDLYLCSLTSTNKLFLNDGTGFFRNVSEEKNRAAGEKERSNSAIFGDVDNDGDLDLFVTNENTSNRLYLNDGNGYFTDVTERAGLNSNFGGMGASFGDIDGDGDLDLYVANWYGKNLLYRNETNKNQGVIFIDITQSQNIGGEIFAKSNAVVFADIDNDGDLDLFVTNRKASNRFYLNDGKGNFTDLTSKIIGIDTMLSYGASFADFDNDGFLDLYVANVGDNVLYKNINGKKFIPITTKFDAQLSGYSTGTAVGDIDNDGDVDLYVGNYINGNSTLFINNINNKNFLIVNFSGTKSNRDAIGTKVWLYKSGYLNDKNSLLGFREINGGSGYGSFNSKEIHFGVSDTSFYDLVVYFPSSGIRKIFKHISAGIRLNISEEDGFDRTLTRFSKAAKRFITCPRTHFEFAKSLVIGLLIFASGFRGKKRYKWSKLTQVFYHGIILLTYSLQTGIYFYESFFFSTVLPLISVIVLLSLIHLVYERYVLVKISRQEKQVTRDRIARDLHDDLASTLSSAGIYSEALKRSLTNTSNDQADVAAKINSLIIEASDSITDLVWTVSPQNDKLEDLLLRIRLLISETCKTNSIEYHFEMIRLENEIILSEDLRRNIYLIFKEAINNIAKHSRATLVNFKSGIKNHLLEMELEDNGVGLSDIKLTITSNSNNTLPRSSKVLHGNGLKNMFHRAKEIEGEITISSNPNVGTRITFTRQMTQMRY
- a CDS encoding PGPGW domain-containing protein, encoding MVTKSLKQIKKIIIGVVGFTVLLIGIAMIVLPGPAIIVIPAGLAILGSEFLWAKKILEKVKEKLKPKSKIF